GCCCGCGGCTACCAGAACCAACATGATTGCAGAGGCCAAAACCATGCGGGCGCTCTACTATTTTCAGTTGGTTCGGATGTTCGGCGATGTACCGAAAATTACCTCCCAGATTACGGAGTTGGGCCAGGTGCAGACGCCCCGTTCGCCCGTGAAGGAGATTTACGACGAAATTATCATTCCGGACCTGCTGGAAGCCGAGAAGTCAACCCTGCCCTGGCGCGATACCGACGGTAGAATCTCGATGGGGGCCGTCAAATCCATCCTGGCTGATGTGTACCTGACGTATGCGGGTTATCCGGTCAGAGGAGGCAACCAATACTACGCGGAGTCGGCCAAACGCTCGAAAGAAGTAATCGACAACGGTACGTACAGGCTGTTTACGGAGTACACGGACATGATCAACCCGGCGAACCGCAACCAGGGGGAATTCATTCTGCAGGTGCAGCACGAGAAAGACATCCGGCACAACGGCATGACGCCGGTAACGCTGCCCGCCTTCCGGGGTATTGCGGCTTACGCGGATGAATACGGCGGGCTGATTCCGCGCAAAGAGTTTGTGGAAAGCTACGAGAAAGGCGACAAACGCACGCAGGAAAAGCAGTTCTACTACACGTATTACAAAGGACACCCGTCGGATTACCCACTGGGCGATCCGCGTCGGGATTCCCTGGCCCTGGGCGGTTACTACATTTACAAGTATTTTGACAAACAAGCCGTTGACAACGACGCCAAGGCCAACATCAACTACACGATTTACCGACTGGCCGATGTGATGTTGATGTTCGCCGAAGCGTCGAACCGGGCAACAGGCGCTCCGAATGCAGCAGCCCAAAAGGCGCTCAACGACGTTCGGGCGCGGGCCAAACTGGCTCCGGTGACGACGACGAACGTGGATGCGTTTGAGCAGGCTGTTTGGGCGGAACGGTATTACGAACTGGCTTTTGAAAGCAAAATCTGGTTTGATATGATCCGGACCCGGAAAGTGCGCAACGATGTTACCAAGCGCTGGGATGATTTCGTGGGCCACACGACGGTTTACGGCAAAACCTTCACGGCCAACCAGCTCCTGCTGCCAATTCCGAAGCGCGAGATCGACAACAACCGCAATCTCCAGCAGAACGCCGGTTTCTAATTTTCTGACGTATCCTAAACCCGACCCCGCTGGATGTTTTCAGCGGGGTTTTTTCTTGGGAGCCGGAATGGCAATTCAAAGGCTTGCTGCTGAGTGGAACGCTCAATCTGATTAGA
This Larkinella insperata DNA region includes the following protein-coding sequences:
- a CDS encoding RagB/SusD family nutrient uptake outer membrane protein, whose protein sequence is MKKHIMYTLAAVGLTLTSCEDFLKENPTGSLTTSSPVSSPEIARAFVNGAYSTIGTWNNGGGGWGGNNASLLEFMTGKADGNSQTEAFKFFNLEYDARAFYIDNWWSGLYAGIARANLAVQKLGDFSTLPAATRTNMIAEAKTMRALYYFQLVRMFGDVPKITSQITELGQVQTPRSPVKEIYDEIIIPDLLEAEKSTLPWRDTDGRISMGAVKSILADVYLTYAGYPVRGGNQYYAESAKRSKEVIDNGTYRLFTEYTDMINPANRNQGEFILQVQHEKDIRHNGMTPVTLPAFRGIAAYADEYGGLIPRKEFVESYEKGDKRTQEKQFYYTYYKGHPSDYPLGDPRRDSLALGGYYIYKYFDKQAVDNDAKANINYTIYRLADVMLMFAEASNRATGAPNAAAQKALNDVRARAKLAPVTTTNVDAFEQAVWAERYYELAFESKIWFDMIRTRKVRNDVTKRWDDFVGHTTVYGKTFTANQLLLPIPKREIDNNRNLQQNAGF